The sequence below is a genomic window from Candidatus Neomarinimicrobiota bacterium.
GATCTTGTTGTCAGGCGGAATCGATGGCGGAACGGTTTCCCACGTTGTAGAATTGGCTGAAATTCTGGCTGCAGCCAATCCCAAACCACGTTTGGGTCAGAACTATAAGTTACCCGTTATTTATGCCGGCAACAAAAAAGCCCAGGATAGTATCGCCAAGACGCTGGGTGAGATCACTGATCTGGATATCATCGAAAATATTAGACCTGTCCTGGAAGTAGAAAACCTGGGACCTGCCAGGGACAAGATTCATGATCTCTTTATGGAACATGTCATGGCCCAGGCACCGGGCTATAAGAAGTTGATGACATGGACAGATGCACCCATCATGCCTACACCTGGAGCTGTTGGTTCCTTGATTGAGATGGTAGCCAAGAAGGAAAATATCTCGGTTGTTGGTGTTGATATTGGTGGTGCTACTACAGATATCTTTTCTGTATTCCAGGAACAATTCAATCGTACGGTTAGTGCCAATCTGGGTATGAGCTACTCAGTGTGTAATGTATTGGCTGAAGCCACACTTGAAAACGTGTTGCGCTGGGTGCCCATCGATATCGATGAAGGCGAGCTTACCAATCGGATCGGTAATAAGATGATTCGACCTACTACTGTCCCACAATCGCTTGAAGAATTAATCATTGAACAAGCCATCGCCCGTGAGGCCTTAAGGCTTTCCTTTATACAACACAAATCCTTTGCTGTAAGTCTGAAGGGTGTTCAATCACAACGAACCATTTCGGATGCCTTTGATCAATCCGGTTCTGGCGAAACACTGGTCGACATGATGGAGTTGGATCTGCTGGTTGGTTCTGGCGGTGTTCTATCTCATGCTCCACGTAGAGAGCAAGCCATGCGTATGATGATTGATGCCTTTGTTCCAGAGGGAATAACACAACTGGCAGTTGATTCAATTTTTATGATGCCCCAATTGGGTGTCATGGCTAATATCGAAAATTCAGAAATGGCTGAAGATGCCCGTAAGGCTGCCGTAGAAGTATTTGAGAAGGATTGTTTGATCCGACTGGGTACCTGTATTGCTCCAGTAGGGAAGCCAAAACCTGGCTCAGTAATTCTCACTGCAGAATTTGATCTTCCTGGAGAAGGCAAAAAGGTGGTTGAGCTGAAGCAGGGTGAAATTATTGTTATCCCCGCACCCTACCAGGCGATTAGTGCCAAGTTGACCCCTTCAAAATCCATGGCAATAGGAAAAGACAAGGGTGAATCTCACGAAACCAATATTTATGGCGGAACGGTAGGACTTATTTTCGATGGCAGAGGACGACCCTTTGAGCTGAGCAATGAAAAGTCCAAGAGAATTGAAAATTTGAATAAGTGGTCCAAAGCTACCAATGAATATCCGGACACTGAATTACTGGGAGGAGCATAGATCATGGCCCATTCATATACTCCCGGACTAAAAGTCCTCCACGAAACCAAAGTAAGAAAAGATAGAATTTTACCCCTGAAGGGGGAGGTAGTAGTTCAACTTGGAGCGTCTGTCACCCCAGATGATATCGTTGCTCGCACGCATCTGCCAGGCAGTGTCCAGATGGTGAATGTGGGTAATCTGCTCAATATTGATCCCACTGATGTAGAAGCAGTGATGCTGAAGCCCATTGGCTCTGAATTTACCAAGGGCGAGATGATGGCAGAAACCAAAGGATTCTTTGGCCTGTTTAAATCCAATGTGTTGTCACCCATTGATTGTACCCTGGAATCGATTTCATCCATTACGGGACAGGTTGTCCTTCGGGATGCACCCATCCCAGTTGAAATAGACGCATACATACGAGGCGTTGTGGCTGAAGTTGTTCCTGAAGAGGGTGTCGTCATCGAGACTGAAGCCGTTTTTATCCAGGGGATTTTTGGAATAGGTGGTGAGAGCAGGGGAGAACTCGTTGTAGTGACTGAAAGTCGCGAGGATGAACTTACTGCTGACATGATCAAACCCGAGCATGCTGGAAAAGTATTGGTTGGTGGTTCATTTATCAGTCTGGCTGCATATAAAAAGGCACTTAGCATGAAGGTTGCCGGAGTCGTGGTTGGTGGTTTTAATTATTTTGATCTGGAAGAGATTCTGGGATATACCCTGGGTGTTGCTATCACTGGTTCTGAGGATCTAGTCACCTCCCTGGTACTCACAGAAGGCTATGGCAAAATCCGGATGGGTTCAAGGACCTTCGATCTGCTCAAACAGCATGACGGTAAATTCACATCTATCAATGGTGCAACTCAAATTCGAGCAGGCGTTATCCGTCCTGAAATAGTGATTCCACTTAATCCAGGAGACATCAAGGGTGATATTCAAGCTGTTAAGATAAATGAAGGTATACAGGCTGGAAGTCTGGTACGTGTTATACGTGCTCCCTATTTTGGAAGAATCGGTACTGTGGTTTCCTTACCACCAGAATTGCAGAAAATGGAATCTGAAACCATGGTTCGTGTCGCAGAGATAAATATTGATGATCAAGTCATGGTTATACCGCGTGCTAACCTGGAGATGGTCGAAACTGATTAATCAAATTAAAATTGAGCAGGAGGGGAGTGTGTCATGCTTCGAAAGCCTCAGCAAGACACATTGGGCTTGTCTCCCTGAGGCTCTCGAAGGGTTTGAGGACAAGCAATCCATGATGATGAAGCCATGGTCATACCGCGTGCTAACCTGGAGATGGTCGAAACTGATTAATCAAATTAAAATTGAGCAGGAGGGGAGCGTGTCATGCTTCGAGAGCCTCAGCAAGACACATTGGGCTTGTCTCCCTGAGGCTCTCGAAGGGTTTGAGGACAAGCAATCCATGATGATGAAGTCATGGTCATTCCGCGTGCTAACCTGGAGATGGTCGAAACTGATTAAGAATAAACAGAAACTTGTTTTCAATCGAGTGAATACGAGATCAAACAAGTTTCAAAAACCAGTTTGGGTTCGCTCTGCTCTCCTGAAAACTGGTTTTGCCAGAGCCTGCGTAGGCTGGCTAGAAGACCTGAGACTTGTGAGAGGAATTTGATCAAGATTGATTAAAGAATTGGAAATCGAGACTGAAGGTGGCTTGCCTGCAGAGGACATGGCCTTTATTGAGCGCATAGCAAAACGTATATACAACACAGGTTTTATCACCCCTGCGGTTTTTGCACTGGAGATGGTTAAACCTTTAGCTTTGTTAGGCAGTCATAGCATGATATTTTTTGGACCCATAGTCAGCGCATTTATCAAGGCCGATGGGTATTATAAAGCTGCCGAGTTGTTTGAAGAACCGAGCAATGTCGAATTATTAATCTCAAGACTTGAACAACTTGAACAAGAACATAAAATCAAACAAACGGAGAAGCACAGTGAAAGATAAACAATTCTGGTCTGTTGCCGGCATCATCTTCGTCCTATTCATGATTTACTGGTTTGCAGGACATCCATTTTTTGTCTCTGAACGTAGTGTCATGTTTTGGTCAGTCCTTATTGTCGGAGGCGTGTTGATCTACTCAACCCGCATGGCAAAACGAGGTGAGAAGATTTTCCTGCGTACTATTCCCGGTCTTAAAGCCGTGGAAGAAGCTGTTGGGCGTTCCACCGAGATGGGAAAACCGGTGCTCTATGTTCCTGGAATTATGGATATGGATCAAGTGGAAACGGTAGCTGGTGTTGTTGTTCTTGGTCATGTAGCCAAGATGACAGCCCGCTATGAAACCAGCTTGAATGTTCCTGTATCTCGTGCTATCGTGATGAAGGCGGCTCGTGAATCCTGTCGTGAATCATATCTCGTTGAAGGTCGTCCAGACCTCTTCCATGATGATATGGTCCATTATCTTACAGATGATCAATTCGCATATGCCGCTGGAGTGAATGGAATTATGCTACGTGAGGAGCCAGCAGCCTGCCTGTACATGGGCAAATTTTATGCTGAATCTTTGTTATTGGCTGAAACGGGTAACTCCATTGGAGCTATCCAGATAGCTGGAACTGCTTCGCCATCACAGATTCCCTTCTTTGTGACTGCATGTGATTATACACTTATTGGTGAAGAATTTTTTGCTGCCTCCGCCTATTTGTCCCAAGATCCTGAATTAATAGGTGGCGTAAAGGGGCAGGACTATCTGAAAATTCTTTTCACATCTGTTCTCCTGCTTTCAGTTTTGTTTTTCTCCATGAACATCTTTGAACAGCAACGCAGTAATGAGTGGAAAGATCTTAAACAAAAGACCAATCTGAGCGCTGAAGAATCCATATCTGAATTTTGGAAAAATGCAGATCCTGTTGCAAGGTACAAGGCTGTAAACAGGTCTTTATCAGAACCAAGTGCTGAACGGATACTCAATAAATACAAAAATCTAAGCTATTCAGAATTGAGTAAGCGACAGAAAAACAAGATTGCTTTCACCACGGGTGCGTTATTCTGGATTCAACTGCCAGTTGACAATCGGATGGATCTCGTGAACCAGGCCTTCACTGATAATAATCAATCACTTTATGATGCAGATGATGAATTTCGTCAACTTGAAATTGTGAAAGAGGGTAAAAATAAGTGGAACCAGATGGGTGAGGAAGAACGGGAAGAATATAAGCTTAAGTTCCCTGGATTGAGTGGCGTAGACCTTTACGCAGAAATCGGAAAAGAAACCATCAGTTGGGAAGATCATGAAGTTGACTGGGCCATAAATCAGCGATCAATTCCAGTAATCAAAAACATTCTCATGGTTCAGTAGGAGATTGAATATGTTTATGAAACGACAATTACCTATAGCCATAGCAGCGACCATCGGGTTCTTGACTCTGTTTGGCTGGTTTGTAGATGAACCTAATATCAAATCATTTGTGGATGATGATGCAACCCAGTGGTTTGATATCCTGGCAAGTTTTGCCATGTTTTTGGGTGCCTTGAATCTTCTAAAGATGCAGGCGCTTAAAGTAGTAAAGCAGAGTAAAGGCTGGCCCTATGCGGCATTGGCCATAGCTGGCTTTACATTCTCCTTCACAGCTGGATTTATTCTTCTAGGCTCATATAACGTAGAGATCAGTCAGTATGATGATCCTGCCAAGGTGGCCACTGTGTTGGCCAGCGAGATCAACCTCGATGAAAAGAGCGCTGAGAATATTCTTATCGCCATGCCTGAAGGGGATACATACATCATTGATACACCTTATTTCACAAAAGCTGGAGCAGATAATGTGGTTAAGGAAATCAATGCCGCTGGTGGAACTGCAAATATGCGGGCCACAGAATGGGGTTCCCATATCTCCACCCGGGGATCTCTGTTTAACTGGATGTTCAGATTTATCTTTACACCACTATCTGCCACCATGTTTGCGCTGCTGGCTTTCTTTGTGGCCTCGGCCTCATACCGAGCTTTCAAAATCCGAAATTTTGAAGCAACACTATTGCTGATCTCAGGTATAATAATCATGCTTGGTCGTGTCCCTATTGGTGGCAACATCTCTGCTTGGTTCATCCTGTATATTGTCGTGCTGGCCCTCAGTGCCGGTGTGAATACATGGTTTAAGAATAGAACCTATACGCTGGCATCTGTCATTGGTGGAGTTCTCATCGTGACAATCGCTGGCTTTATCATGGGTTGGCCAGTTGACCAACCGGCGATTTTCTACTTGCCTGTCCTTCAGGACTGGATCTATAACAATCCCAATGTAGCAGGAGCTCGTGCTATTATGATAGGAATTGGGTTGGGTATCTTTGCCACCTCAATTCGCTACATTCTGGGAATTGAAAAATCATATATCGGAGAATGATCATGGAAAAATTCTTAGATTTTATCGTTCGTGCCGGTAGTCTTGATAGACGCTATATCTTTTTAGTCATTGCTCTGGTAGTCATCCTACCTCTGTTTTTTCCACTTGGGTTGCCCATCCGGCCAACCACTTCATCCCAGGATGTTTATAATGCCGTGGAAGAGCTGGAAGCAGGGGATAAGGCTCTGATTTCCTTTGAATATGGACCAAGTACAAAACCGGAAATTCACCCCATGGCAGTTGCTCTGCTCCGTCATCTCTTTGACAGGGATGTGAAGGTTTACATCACCTGCCTCTGGCCTGATGGTCAGTTTATGGCTATGGAAGCCCTTGAGC
It includes:
- a CDS encoding glutamate mutase L codes for the protein MVAGNKLKTILATDCGSTTTKAILIELTDQGYRLKTRGEAPTTVEAPFEDVTKGVLNAIMEVEELSGLKILDGDQIIHPMKDAKTGVDVYVSTSSAGGGLQMMVAGVVKAMTGESAERAALGAGSIVMDVLASNDGRLPHQKIERIRQLRPDMILLSGGIDGGTVSHVVELAEILAAANPKPRLGQNYKLPVIYAGNKKAQDSIAKTLGEITDLDIIENIRPVLEVENLGPARDKIHDLFMEHVMAQAPGYKKLMTWTDAPIMPTPGAVGSLIEMVAKKENISVVGVDIGGATTDIFSVFQEQFNRTVSANLGMSYSVCNVLAEATLENVLRWVPIDIDEGELTNRIGNKMIRPTTVPQSLEELIIEQAIAREALRLSFIQHKSFAVSLKGVQSQRTISDAFDQSGSGETLVDMMELDLLVGSGGVLSHAPRREQAMRMMIDAFVPEGITQLAVDSIFMMPQLGVMANIENSEMAEDARKAAVEVFEKDCLIRLGTCIAPVGKPKPGSVILTAEFDLPGEGKKVVELKQGEIIVIPAPYQAISAKLTPSKSMAIGKDKGESHETNIYGGTVGLIFDGRGRPFELSNEKSKRIENLNKWSKATNEYPDTELLGGA